The Equus asinus isolate D_3611 breed Donkey chromosome 4, EquAss-T2T_v2, whole genome shotgun sequence genome has a segment encoding these proteins:
- the B3GALT1 gene encoding beta-1,3-galactosyltransferase 1: MASKVSCLYVLTVVCWASALWYLSVTRPTSSYTGTKPFSHLTVARKNFTFGNIRTRPINPHSFEFLINEPNKCEKNVPFLVILISTTHKEFDARQAIRETWGDENNFKGIKIATLFLLGKNADPVLNQMVEQESQIFHDIIVEDFIDSYHNLTLKTLMGMRWVATFCSKAKYVMKTDSDIFVNMDNLIYKLLKPSTKPRRRYFTGYVINGGPIRDVRSKWYMPRDLYPDSNYPPFCSGTGYIFSADVAELIYKTSLHTRLLHLEDVYVGLCLRKLGIHPFQNSGFNHWKMAYSLCRYRRVITVHQISPEEMHRIWNDMSSKKHLRC, translated from the coding sequence ATGGCTTCAAAGGTCTCCTGTTTGTATGTTTTGACAGTTGTGTGCTGGGCCAGCGCTCTCTGGTACTTGAGTGTAACTCGTCCGACTTCCTCCTACACTGGCACCAAGCCATTCAGCCACCTAACAGTTGCCAGGAAAAACTTCACGTTTGGCAATATAAGAACTCGACCTATAAACCCACATTCTTTTGAATTTCTCATAAATGAACCCAACAAGTGTGAGAAAAATGTTCCTTTTCTTGTTATCCTCATCAGCACCACCCACAAAGAATTCGATGCCCGCCAGGCAATCCGAGAGACCTGGGGGGATGAGAACAACTTCAAAGGGATCAAGATAGCCACCCTCTTCCTCCTGGGCAAGAATGCTGATCCTGTCCTCAATCAGATGGTGGAGCAAGAGAGCCAAATCTTCCACGATATTATCGTGGAGGACTTCATTGACTCCTACCATAACCTTACCCTCAAAACATTAATGGGGATGAGATGGGTGGCCACTTTTTGTTCAAAAGCCAAATATGTCATGAAAACAGACAGTGACATTTTTGTAAACATGGACAACCTTATTTATAAACTACTAAAACCCTCCACCAAGCCAAGAAGAAGGTATTTTACTGGCTATGTCATCAATGGAGGGCCAATCCGGGACGTCCGCAGTAAATGGTATATGCCCAGGGATTTGTACCCTGACAGTAACTACCCACCATTCTGTTCAGGGACTGGCTATATCTTTTCAGCTGATGTGGCTGAACTCATTTACAAGACCTCACTCCACACAAGGCTGCTTCACCTTGAAGATGTGTATGTGGGACTGTGTCTTCGAAAACTGGGCATACACCCTTTCCAGAACAGTGGCTTCAATCACTGGAAAATGGCCTACAGTTTGTGTAGGTATCGCCGAGTTATCACCGTGCATCAGATCTCTCCAGAAGAAATGCACAGAATCTGGAATGACATGTCAAGCAAGAAACATCTCAGATGTTAG